In Acropora muricata isolate sample 2 chromosome 11, ASM3666990v1, whole genome shotgun sequence, one DNA window encodes the following:
- the LOC136891136 gene encoding adrenocorticotropic hormone receptor-like isoform X3: MHIWHLECAASESFNQTASSVALPNQQCLLTSLPGHAQHILSDVTNLVVLPLETLLALLSVTCNTVILVAILRMRSIQRPSLLLLCSLSNTDIIWAITSAVHNINYFILKNFCPKQFSEEEVFTFVLCAFSTLGSLAVISCDRLLAVNNPWWYRSHATRSHAVKQITLVWVIALTFSGTAAGYRHNNSPLLWWIHKYLGTVFSVGYALTIVGCYIGVLIVNCRHRASSHLYGGAMRTILRREKQIANTVGFILLVLCFTVLPAMIAPFVLFNFGFKPADMTSLMPFNHILVTLNGLLNPLLNYGRNNDVRRAVHSLIRCQRCCGEGRRIGDVYVGQPRRNVFLLRGSNRVTVDSHQVTH, encoded by the coding sequence GCAAGTGAGTCCTTCAACCAAACTGCGTCCTCTGTTGCGTTACCAAACCAGCAATGTCTTCTTACGAGCCTTCCTGGACATGCCCAACACATCTTGAGTGACGTCACCAATTTAGTTGTCCTTCCTCTCGAaactttgttggctttgttgtcaGTCACGTGCAACACTGTTATTCTCGTTGCTATTTTGCGCATGCGATCCATTCAACGCCCTTCGTTGCTCCTCCTATGCAGTCTTTCAAACACCGACATCATCTGGGCAATAACATCTGCTGTtcacaacataaattattttattctcaAAAACTTTTGCCCGAAGCAATTTTCTGAAGAAGAAGTCTTCACATTCGTTCTTTGTGCCTTTTCAACTCTTGGAAGTTTAGCAGTGATAAGCTGTGATCGTCTTTTGGCCGTGAACAATCCCTGGTGGTACCGAAGTCACGCAACCAGGTCACATGCTGTCAAGCAAATTACTTTGGTGTGGGTGATTGCCTTAACTTTCTCTGGGACTGCCGCTGGCTACCGGCACAACAATTCCCCTTTGCTGTGGTGGATACACAAGTATCTTGGTACAGTGTTTTCTGTGGGCTATGCCTTGACTATTGTTGGTTGTTACATTGGAGTACTGATTGTAAATTGCCGACATAGGGCTTCTTCGCATCTGTACGGAGGTGCCATGCGCACAATTTTGAGGCGCGAGAAACAAATTGCTAACACAGTTGGCTTTATACTTCTTGTTTTGTGTTTCACTGTTCTGCCAGCCATGATTGCTCCATTTGTGTTGTTCAACTTTGGCTTTAAACCAGCAGATATGACCTCTCTGATGCCGTTTAATCATATTCTTGTCACTCTTAATGGACTATTGAATCCACTCTTAAACTATGGGCGCAATAATGATGTCCGAAGAGCGGTGCATAGTTTAATAAGATGCCAAAGGTGCTGTGGAGAAGGGCGTCGCATTGGTGATGTTTATGTTGGACAGCCACGCAGAAATGTGTTTCTCTTAAGAGGAAGCAACAGAGTGACTGTTGATTCGCACCAAGTGACTCACTAG